The Arachis hypogaea cultivar Tifrunner chromosome 16, arahy.Tifrunner.gnm2.J5K5, whole genome shotgun sequence genome contains a region encoding:
- the LOC112755279 gene encoding hydroquinone glucosyltransferase-like, protein MAKITHIAAISIPAFSHQASILEFCKRLVHLHHNIHVTCIFPTIDSPPPATISLLQSLPSSTTVDHIFLPPINKQDLPQDVPPAVQIQLAVSQSMPSFRATLHQLHSTTPFVALVADTFASEALQVAKDISLNLSAYIYFPPSAMTLSLFLHLKTLHNQVSCEYRDHKELIRIPGCIPIYGHDLPEHFRDRSSISYDLILRLSKRLLSLADGFLVNSFSEIERVTAIAIEEEHGKKNTPVYLVGPIIQTGPNSDPNGPECVRWLDNQRPNSVLYVSFGSGGTLCQEQVNEMALGLELSGQKFLWVLRAPSDSANAAYLGAENVDPLSFLPRGFLERTKGQGLVLVNWAPQTQILSHSSTGGFLTHCGWNSTLESIVMGVPMITWPLFAEQRMNAVLLTEGLKVGLRPKFNSDGIVERDEIAMVVKGLMVGEETNGIRQRIRELKDAAADALKEDGSSTRDLFQFGTRLENLKRGHQTFDGLITS, encoded by the coding sequence ATGGCAAAAATAACTCATATAGCAGCAATCTCAATTCCAGCGTTTAGCCATCAAGCTTCCATTCTCGAGTTTTGCAAGAGACTCGTTCATCTCCATCACAACATCCATGTTACCTGCATCTTCCCCACCATTGATTCACCTCCTCCCGCCACCATCTCCCTCCTCCAATCTCTTCCTTCTTCCACCACCGTTGACCACATTTTCCTCCCTCCAATCAACAAGCAAGACTTACCCCAAGATGTTCCCCCCGCCGTTCAAATCCAACTCGCAGTGTCCCAATCCATGCCTTCTTTCCGTGCCACGCTGCACCAACTGCATTCAACCACTCCCTTTGTTGCTTTGGTGGCAGATACTTTCGCAAGCGAAGCTCTCCAAGTAGCAAAAGATATCAGCCTCAACCTCTCAGCTTACATTTACTTCCCTCCTTCCGCCATGACGCTTTCATTGTTCTTGCATCTGAAAACTTTGCACAACCAAGTTTCGTGTGAATACAGAGATCACAAAGAACTCATTCGTATTCCAGGTTGCATCCCGATCTACGGTCACGATCTCCCTGAGCATTTTCGTGATAGATCCAGCATCTCTTACGATCTCATTCTTAGATTGTCCAAGAGGTTGTTGTCTCTTGCTGATGGTTTCTTGGTTAACAGCTTCTCAGAGATCGAGCGAGTAACCGCCATAGCCATAGAAGAAGAACACGGAAAGAAGAACACTCCTGTTTATCTTGTTGGGCCAATAATACAAACTGGGCCCAATAGTGACCCAAATGGGCCTGAGTGTGTGCGGTGGCTTGATAACCAAAGGCCCAATTCTGTTTTGTATGTTTCGTTTGGAAGCGGAGGCACTCTGTGTCAAGAACAGGTCAATGAGATGGCTTTGGGTTTGGAGCTAAGCGGTCAAAAGTTTTTATGGGTTTTGAGAGCGCCGAGTGATTCGGCTAATGCGGCTTATCTCGGTGCTGAAAACGTTGACCCTTTGAGTTTCTTGCCACGTGGCTTTCTGGAGAGAACCAAAGGacaagggttggttcttgttaatTGGGCCCCACAGACACAGATCCTTAGTCACAGTTCAACTGGTGGATTCCTTACACACTGTGGTTGGAATTCTACACTCGAGAGCATTGTGATGGGAGTGCCAATGATAACTTGGCCATTGTTTGCCGAGCAAAGAATGAATGCTGTTTTGTTAACTGAAGGCCTCAAAGTGGGTCTGAGGCCCAAGTTTAATAGCGATGGCATTGTAGAAAGAGATGAGATTGCTATGGTGGTAAAGGGTTTAATGGTTGGTGAAGAAACAAATGGGATTCGACAAAGAATTCGTGAGCTCAAAGATGCTGCGGCAGATGCATTGAAGGAAGATGGGTCATCTACAAGGGATCTTTTCCAATTCGGAACTCGGTTGGAGAACCTTAAAAGAGGTCATCAGACATTTGATGGGTTAATAACTTCGTGA
- the LOC140180279 gene encoding uncharacterized protein gives MAGVPPPSLSELMRMVAELQQANQIMAAQIAELNHVRIEHNGAHHQQPEDNEHHSQPSHVSETVQANEVQPEDEKEESDELVGPFTEEVMNFELPERFTLPLTFTPYDRLGDPKKFLKKFRSIMIVNGASDTVLCRCFPNYLDGPALDWLCALPAGSVSQFQQLAKLFEEHFAGSAIYLHDFDYLNTIKHGQNESLKDYMTRFTKSPSFNAKREDIIKEILNSKLIKPPRKVGTYQDTKNVDKSKYCAFHQKHGHTTDDCVIAKDHLERLARQGHLDKYIGSHIQKRSTPSRNEELSEQQHRGKEKATANSYEKPRGVINYISGGYAS, from the exons ATGGCTGGCGTACCACCTCCTTCACTATCCGAACTTATGCGGATGGTAGCCGAGCTACAACAAGCCAATCAAATAATGGCTGCTCAAATAGCTGAACTGAATCATGTTCGGATAGAACATAACGGCGCTCACCACCAGCAGCCAGAGGATAATGAACATCATTCCCAACCCTCTCACGTCTCGGAGACTGTCCAAGCTAACGAAGTTCAGCCCGAAGATGAAAAGGAAGAGTCCGATGAACTTGTAGGACCCTTCACAGAAGAAGTGATGAACTTTGAATTGCCAGAGAGATTCACCCTGCCACTAACTTTCACACCTTATGATAGGCTCGGAGACCCGAAGAAATTCCTCAAAAAGTTCCGATCCATAATGATCGTCAACGGTGCATCAGATACTGTTTTATGCCGTTGTTTTCCAAATTatttagacggtcctgcacttgattggttgtgTGCTTTGCCTGCAGGTTCTGTTTCGCAATTTCAGCAACTGGCCAAGCTGTTTGAAGAACACTTCGCCGGATCCGCAATATACCTGCATGACTTTGACTATCTGAATACTATCAAACATGGGCAGAACGAAAGTCTGAAGGACTACATGACTCGCTTCACAAAGTCGCCATCG TTTAACGCTAAGCGGGAGGATATCATCAAAGAGATTCTAAACTCAAAACTCATCAAGCCACCAAGAAAGGTCGGCACCTACCAAGACACTAAGAACGTAGACAAATCTAAGTATTGTGCCTTCCATCAGAAGCACGGCCACACCACTGATGACTGTGTAATAGCAAAGGACCACTTAGAACGCTTAGCTCGGCAAGGTCATCTGGATAAGTACATCGGAAGTCACATCCAAAAACGTTCCACACCTTCCAGGAACGAGGAATTATCAGAACAACAgcacagaggaaaagaaaaggcaaCTGCGAATAGTTATGAAAAGCCCCGAGGAGTCATTAATTATATTTCAGGAGGATACGCAAGTTGA
- the LOC140180280 gene encoding uncharacterized protein, with protein sequence MTLQLGDLLVKKVLLDPGSSADVLFYSTFQKMKLSNNILQSTGGDLVGFSGERVLIIGSVWLQTTLGEHPLSKTCDIQYLVVDCFSPYNIILGRPFLNKFGAIVSTVHLCVKFPLQDDHVVTIHGDHKEARQCYNIGMKFQNYLKQQVNNVDLTNNSSTLADLDPRTDFRERPTSSDDLQKVYFNNDPNKFTFVGKSMSKEELNAITTFLHEQAYLFAWKPSDMPSIDPHIISHKLVINPSARPVQQKKRKLGEEK encoded by the coding sequence ATGACTCTTCAGTTGGGAGACCTACTGGTCAAGAAAGTACTGCTAGATCCTGGAAGCAGTGCCGACGTTCTATTCTACTCGACATTTCAAAAAATGAAGCTCAGTAACAACATTCTCCAGTCAACAGGGGGAGATCTGGTCGGATTCTCAGGCGAACGAGTCCTAATAATAGGgtcagtgtggttacaaaccacactgggtGAGCATCCTCTTTCAAAAACTTGTGATATTCAGTATTTAGTAGTAGACTGCTTCAGTCCATATAATATTATCCTTGGCCGCCCTTTCTTAAACAAGTTTGGCGCCATTGTATCTACAGTTCACCTGTGTGTTAAGTTCCCCTTGCAGGACGATCATGTTGTCACAATCCATGGAGATCATAAGGAAGCTCGGCAATGTTACAACATTGGCATGAAGTTCCAAAATTATTTGAAACAGCAAGTTAACAATGTCGACCTCACAAACAATAGCTCGACATTAGCCGACCTAGATCCGAGAACCGACTTCCGAGAAAGACCAACTTCGTCCGACGACTTACAAAAAGTATATTTCAACAATGACCCTAACAAATTCACTTTTGTAGGTAAATCAATGAGCAAAGAGGAGCTAAACGCCATCACCACCTTCCTACATGAGCAAGCCTACTTATTTGCATGGAAGCCTTCAGATATGCCCAGCATAGACCCACATATCATCAGCCATAAACTAGTTATAAACCCATCTGCGAGACCTgtacagcaaaagaaaagaaaactcggCGAAGAAAAATGA
- the LOC140180281 gene encoding uncharacterized protein — translation MKCNLIPRKSHINNNHLIRWYLLSEGVIKINVDGSFFSHINNASCGGVIRHHLGKFIKAFSCNLGSCSIMHAKLWAIIKALQIVISENFRDIVIESNSLMAINFIKDGSPPHHPCAALLEDVHNMVNRIHLVHWNHTLREAKSVVDILTKKGHTLPFGLHTFELAPSGIIQALSFDSFGSLRLR, via the coding sequence ATGAAATGCAACCTTATCCCAAGGAAGTCACACATCAACAATAATCATCTTATTAGGTGGTATCTTCTGTCAGAAGGTGTTATCAAGATCAATGTTGATGGGTCCTTTTTCTCACATATAAATAATGCCTCGTGTGGCGGTGTCATTCGTCATCATTTAGGTAAGTTCATAAAGGCCTTCTCATGTAACTTAGGAAGCTGCTCCATAATGCATGCTAAATTATGGGCCATTATCAAAGCGTTGCAAATTGTTATATCAGAGAACTTTAGGGATATCGTCATTGAATCAAACTCCTTGATGGCCATAAATTTCATCAAAGATGGCTCACCTCCCCACCATCCGTGTGCTGCTCTCCTTGAAGACGTTCACAATATGGTAAACCGTATCCATCTGGTGCATTGGAACCATACTCTCCGAGAAGCTAAGTCTGTTGTTGACATCCTAACAAAGAAAGGTCATACTTTACCTTTTGGCCTCCATACTTTCGAGTTGGCCCCCTCAGGCATCATTCAAGCTTTGTCCTTTGATAGTTTTGGCTCCCTTAGATTAAGATGA
- the LOC112755281 gene encoding strigolactones hydrolase CXE15, translated as MASNTGKKVVEEVSGFLRVYDDGTVDRTWTGPPQAQILMNPVPPHQEFINGVATKDLIINPETGLKARIYLPETTTEQPTNKLPLLLHFHGGGYCITQPDWFMYYHFYTNLVRKARAPCVSVYLPLAPEHKLPAASDAALASLMWIRSLALAESCEPWLTTDILDFKRVFLIGDSAGGNIVHDVAARAGCTDIEPVRLVGGLILCPGFLRSGPIKSYMESEESTMLTRDMVDKLMDLAVPEPSATTKDHPIISPMGPQAPLLAGLRLPAMFVAVGEKDLMRDTQLEYCEAMKDAGKEVEVVVFDSMPHCFYVDKIGMELDARVAAETERLIERVVDFIRSH; from the coding sequence ATGGCTTCTAACACCGGCAAGAAAGTTGTGGAAGAGGTTTCCGGCTTCTTACGGGTGTACGACGACGGCACAGTAGACCGTACATGGACTGGGCCGCCACAGGCCCAGATTCTTATGAATCCAGTCCCACCACATCAAGAATTCATCAACGGCGTTGCCACCAAAGACCTCATCATAAACCCAGAAACTGGCTTAAAGGCGCGCATATACCTTCCTGAAACAACAACAGAACAACCGACAAATAAGCTTCCCCTCCTTCTCCATTTTCATGGCGGGGGATACTGTATAACCCAACCCGACTGGTTCATGTACTATCACTTCTATACCAACCTCGTGCGCAAGGCACGTGCTCCGTGCGTGTCAGTGTACTTGCCCTTAGCTCCAGAGCACAAGCTTCCGGCGGCAAGCGACGCAGCACTTGCGTCACTCATGTGGATCCGTTCTTTGGCTCTAGCCGAGTCGTGTGAGCCATGGCTCACGACGGATATTCTTGATTTCAAGCGAGTTTTTCTTATTGGCGACAGTGCCGGTGGAAACATTGTTCATGACGTGGCAGCTCGAGCAGGGTGTACGGACATCGAGCCAGTGAGGTTGGTCGGTGGGTTGATCTTGTGCCCTGGCTTTCTACGCTCAGGGCCTATTAAGTCTTACATGGAAAGCGAAGAGTCAACGATGTTGACTAGAGATATGGTCGACAAGCTGATGGATTTGGCGGTGCCGGAGCCAAGTGCAACCACCAAGGATCACCCGATTATAAGCCCGATGGGTCCCCAAGCACCGCTGCTGGCGGGGCTGAGGCTGCCGGCGATGTTTGTTGCCGTTGGCGAGAAGGATTTGATGCGTGACACGCAGTTGGAGTATTGTGAGGCCATGAAAGATGCGGGGAAAGAGGTGGAGGTTGTGGTGTTTGATTCGATGCCGCATTGCTTCTATGTGGATAAGATTGGCATGGAGTTGGATGCGAGAGTGGCTGCGGAGACTGAAAGGCTAATTGAAAGGGTTGTTGACTTCATTAGGAGTCATTAA